One segment of Dromaius novaehollandiae isolate bDroNov1 chromosome Z, bDroNov1.hap1, whole genome shotgun sequence DNA contains the following:
- the LOC135324751 gene encoding dual specificity testis-specific protein kinase 1-like has translation MALGVRGGADMEWEKLARRPGLALRGERPEEGEGEAAGPWPGCGRLRPSSYRALRSAVSTLARIDDFYCEKIGAGFFSEVFKVRHRQSGQIMVLKMNKLTSNRGNMLREVQLMNRLSHPNILRFMGVCVHQGQLHALTEYINGGNLEQLLDSPVPLSWSMRVKLALDIARGLRYLHSKGIFHRDLTSKNCLVRCEANGYTAVVGDFGLAEKIPTYSEGSEKEPLAVVGSPYWMAPEVLRGEIYNEKADVFAYGIILCETIARVPADPDYLPRTEDFGLDVTTFRNMVGIDCPAAFLQLAFHCCSMEPTSRPSFLEITQCLEGILQHQLVAEGHRAALFIDGESLPAPGTASALNGVAGRASGRAEQSPLRELGTQHLQPDQRLSRSQSDMFPPKSPALLRPPEPYGGARTKETPPRVNPFSQREDLKGGKIKLFDTPSKSVISLTFELPPPASLQLSTPVTPEPAVEVQCDFSAPTAAPRKCHSLPASPELPRRGGLALGMGPPRNAPAEPRPRSPLPAPARTRGPEVVGRASPPGPAAEERMDCGPDSPEPPTLPNSNFISTAASGAQPWPPEPRPPNGLLFNNNHVVVSKPLAWGAGLEHGFSELSIPCAAALERTERTAMLPGHSPSAVLEQDEVLACPGCCLGPFSFSFASVCHRPTPSPPRYQNLNCEAKSLLYHQKPPAPTLAEPSLKLPEAQS, from the exons ATGGCGCtgggggtgcgcggcggggccgACATGGAGTGGGAGAAGCTggcgcggcggcccgggctgGCGCTGCGCGGGGAGCGGCCCGAGGAGGgcgagggggaggcggcggggccgtggCCGGGCTGCGGGCGGCTGCGGCCCTCCTCCTAccgggcgctgcgcagcgccgtcTCCACCCTGGCGCGCATCGACGACTTCTACTGCGAGAAGATCGGCGCCGGCTTCTTCTCCGAGGTCTTCAAG gTGCGGCACCGCCAGTCGGGGCAGATCATGGTGCTGAAGATGAACAAGCTGACCAGCAACCGGGGCAACATGCTGCGAGAGGTGCAGCTGATGAACCGTCTCTCACACCCCAACATCCTTAG GTTCATGGGGGTCTGTGTGCACCAGGGACAGCTGCACGCGCTGACGGAG TACATCAATGGTGGGAacctggagcagctgctggaCAGCCCTGTGCCCCTCTCCTGGTCCATGCGTGTCAAACTGGCCCTCGACATTGCCCGTGGCCTGCGCTACCTGCACTCCAAGGGCATCTTCCACCGCGACCTCACCTCCAAG AACTGCCTGGTGCGCTGTGAGGCGAACGGCTACACGGCCGTGGTGGGCGACTTTGGCTTGGCGGAGAAGATTCCCACCTACAG CGAGGGCAGTGAGAAGGAGCCACTGGCCGTCGTGGGCTCCCCGTACTGGATGGCGCCTGAGGTGCTGCGAGGGGAGATCTACAATGAGAAG GCCGACGTGTTCGCTTACGGCATCATCCTGTGCGAGACCATCGCTCGCGTCCCCGCTGACCCTGACTACTTGCCCCGCACTGAG GACTTCGGTCTGGACGTCACCACTTTCCGCAACATGGTGGGAATCGACTGCCCGGCGGCCTTCCTCCAGCTCGCTTTCCACTGCTGCAGT ATGGAGCCGACGTCCCGGCCCTCGTTCCTGGAGATCACGCAGTGCCTGGAGGGCATCCTGCAGCACCAGCTGGTGGCCGAGGGCCATAGGGCCGCTCTCTTCATCGACGGGGAGAGCTTGCCCGCTCCGGGGACGGCGTCCGCACTGAACG GGGTAGCCGGGAGGGCATCAGGCCGCGCCGAGCAGTCACCGCTGCGTGAGTTGGGGACACAGCACCTGCAGCCGGACCAGCGCCTGTCCCGCAGCCAGTCCGACATGTTCCCCCCCAAATCGCCCGCCTTGCTGCGGCCGCCCGAGCCCTATGGTGGGGCCAGGACCAAGGAGACGCCGCCGCGCGTCAACCCCTTCTCCCAGCGCGAGGACCTGAAGGGTGGGAAGATCAAGCTCTTCGACACGCCAAGCAAGTCCGTCATCTCGCTCACCTTCGAGCTGCCACCCCCGGCCTCGCTGCAGCTCAGCACCCCCGTGACGCCTGAGCCCGCCGTGGAGGTGCAGTGTGACTTCTCGGCCCCCACCGCAGCCCCGCGCAAGTGCCACTCGCTGCCCGCCTCCCCGGAGCTGCCGCGCCGCGGTGGCTTGGCGCTGGGCATGGGGCCCCCGCGCAATGCCCCCGCTGAGCCCCGGCCTCGCAGCCCCCTACCCGCGCCAGCCCGCACCAGGGGGCCGGAGGTGGTGGGGCGAgcctccccgccgggccccgctgcggAGGAGCGGATGGACTGCGGCCCCGACAGCCCTGAGCCCCCCACGCTGCCCAACAGCAACTTCATCAGCACGGCGGCCTCAGGCGCCCAGCCCTGGCCGCCAGAGCCGCGGCCCCCCAACGGGCTCCTCTTCAACAACAACCACGTGGTGGTGAGCAAGCCGCTCGCCTGGGGTGCCGGGCTGGAGCACGGCTTCTCCGAGCTGAGCATCCCCTGCGCGGCGGCGCTGGAGCGGACGGAGCGCACGGCCATGCTGCCCGGGCACAGCCCCAGTGCCGTGCTGGAGCAGGATGAGGTGCTGGCCTGCCCCGGCTGCTGCCTGGGGCCCTTCAGCTTCAGCTTCGCCTCCGTCTGCCACCGGCCCACCCCCAGCCCACCACGCTACCAGAACCTCAACTGCGAGGCCAAGAGCCTCCTCTACCACCAGAAACCCCCGGCGCCAACCCTGGCGGAGCCCAGCCTCAAGCTGCCAGAAGCACAATCCTAG
- the LOC135325089 gene encoding uncharacterized protein LOC135325089 — translation MALRGLALAFLLVLAPLLPAQGQKDPGRKTQGAAKEVETCQRPWWDRRLQLAPNQATYKKNEEVMLSCPEGLHPSFSQVKCSETVQSMSYPESINRDVWWGRTGTGGWIRIHGPVVCIELLQVVPGTLEVSATSIKLNWTCRFPDACQHMRAMCRLAWPSSPPCEAKEVTGEEMLQGQKGTFTCPPLQPFTVYSVTISLPPSTVLYTRLVKTEETVPDKLGKLSLDPSTGFLMWNALPSCKGEVLGYQLNITARRAHDGSFLEFKQLIVNASVTQYMPPRQRPGSKYVVTIQGLTAAGAGDASTLEFLTYISGNRLSALGLPQVATVRMLRLEHLP, via the exons ATGGCCCTGCGAGGGCTGGCTCTGGCCTTTCTCCTGGTCCTTGCAcctctgctgcctgcacagggacagaaggatcctGGTCGAAAAACTCAGGGAGCAGCTAAGGAAGTAG AAACATGCCAAAGACCCTGGTGGGATCGAAGACTCCAGCTGGCACCAAACCAGGCAACCTACAAAAAGAATGAAGAAGTCATGCTGAGCTGCCCTGAGGGTCTCCATCCATCCTTCTCCCAAGTCAAATGTTCAGAGACTGTCCAGTCCATGAGTTATCCTGAATCCATTAACCGAGATGTGTGGTGGGGGAGAACTGGCACTGGTGGCTGGATCCGCATTCACGGGCCCGTGGTGTGCATCG AACTTCTCCAGGTTGTCCCTGGGACTCTGGAGGTTTCTGCCACCAGCATCAAACTGAACTGGACCTGCAGGTTCCCTGACGCCTGCCAGCACATGCGGGCCATGTGCCGTTTGGCCtggccttcctcccctccctgtgaGGCCAAGGAGGTCACGGGAGAGGAGATGCTACAGGGCCAGAAGGGAACATTTACCTGCCCCCCTCTGCAGCCCTTCACTGTCTACAGTGTCACCATCTCCTTGCCCCCCAGCACGGTCCTGTACACACGGCTGGTCAAGACAGAGGAAACAG TGCCGGACAAACTGGGGAAATTGTCTCTGGATCCCAGCACGGGGTTCCTCATGTGGAACGCTCTGCCCTCCTGCAAAGGGGAGGTCCTTGGATACCAG CTGAACATCACCGCCAGGAGAGCACATGATGGCAGTTTCCTTGAATTCAAGCAGCTGATAGTGAATGCATCTGTCACTCAATACATGCCACCTCGTCAGAGACCTGGCAGCAAATACGTGGTGACAATCCAGGGCCTGAcagcagctggtgctggagaTGCATCAACCCTGGAATTCCTAACGTACATCTCAGGTAACCGTCTCTCTGCACTGGGTCTCCCTCAAGTGGCCACAGTGCGAATGCTGAGGCTGGAGCATCTTCCATAG